Proteins found in one Populus alba chromosome 14, ASM523922v2, whole genome shotgun sequence genomic segment:
- the LOC118041637 gene encoding ascorbate transporter, chloroplastic isoform X2 yields MAIGGFISNRNFGSFIGSGRAISSHRGERLGIASAQYAQGSIFYESLHCQMANGFTSGSSCSSFLQVAGHLDKKNLKPLATYPQQRRGRCKCCLSVDPSLGSWLRPNKGKCQHFNHVKAIRTRTYYKSEEYDITEPAAVDSMKAAEGSSEVVLASSWWEQVPKRWVIVLLCFTAFLLCNMDRVNMSIAILPMSQEFNWNSATVGLIQSSFFWGYLLTQIVGGIWADKIGGKLVLGFGVVWWSIATILTPIAARIGLPFLLITRAFMGIGEGVAMPAMNNILSKWIPVSERSRSLALVYSGMYLGSVTGLAVSPMLIHKFGWASVFYSFGSLGSIWFALWIKKAYSSPKEDPELSPQEKKLILGGNVAKEPVSVIPWKLILSKAPVWALIISHFCHNWGTFILLTWMPTYYNQVLKFNLTESGLLCVLPWLTMAVFANIGGWIADTLVSRGLSITTVRKIMQSIGFLGPAFFLTQLSHVRTPAMAVLCMACSQGSDAFSQSGLYSNHQDIGPRYAGVLLGLSNTAGVLAGVFGTAATGYILQRGSWDDVFKVAVALYIIGTLVWNLFSTGEKILD; encoded by the exons ATGGCTATCGGTGGCTTCATTTCGAACCGGAATTTCGGTTCTTTTATAGGCTCAG GAAGAGCCATTTCAAGTCATAGAGGAGAGCGATTAGGCATTGCTTCTGCACAGTATGCACAGGGCAGCATCTTCTACGAAAGCTTACATTGCCAAATGGCTAATGGTTTCACTTCTGGATCCTCATGTTCCTCATTTCTTCAAGTTGCTGGtcatttagataaaaaaaatttgaaaccatTAGCCACTTATCCCCagcaaagaagaggaagatgCAAATGTTGTCTCTCTGTGGATCCCTCACTAGGCAGTTGGCTTCGACCAAACAAGGGAAAATGCCAGCATTTCAATCATGTCAAGGCGATTAGAACCCGTACTTATTATAAATCCGAGGAGTATGACATAACAGAACCAGCAGCTGTGGACTCCATGAAGGCAGCAGAGGGGTCAAGTGAGGTTGTTTTAGCATCTTCTTGGTGGGAACAGGTTCCAAAGAGATGGGTGATTGTACTACTCTGTTTTACGGCATTTCTCCTATGCAACATGGACCGA GTTAACATGAGCATTGCCATACTTCCCATGTCACAAGAGTTCAACTGGAACAGTGCCACGGTTGGTTTAATTCAGTCCTCATTTTTCTGGGGCTATCTACTGACTCAG ATTGTTGGAGGCATATGGGCGGATAAAATTGGTGGAAAGCTAGTTTTGGGTTTTGGAGTGGTTTGGTGGTCAATAGCTACAATACTGACGCCTATTGCGGCAAGAATTGGGCTTCCTTTTTTGCTTATAACACGTGCTTTCATGGGGATCGGAGAG GGTGTCGCTATGCCTGCCATGAATAACATTCTTTCCAAGTGGATTCCGGTGTCTGAGAGAAGCAGATCACTTGCCCTAGTATATAGTGGGATGTATCTTGGTTCTGTCACAGGATTGGCTGTCTCTCCCATGCTAATCCATAAGTTTGGGTGGGCATCTGTCTTCTACTCATTTGGCTCCCTTGGAAGTATCTGGTTTGCATTATGGATAAAAAAG GCATATAGCTCACCGAAGGAAGATCCAGAGCTTAGTCCGCAGGAAAAGAAGCTTATCTTGGGTGGCAATGTAGCAAAGGAACCTGTTTCAGTCATTCCTTGGAAGTTAATATTATCAAAAGCGCCTGTTTGGGCTCTCATCATTTCTCACTTCTGTCATAATTGGGGGACCTTTATTCTCTTAACGTGGATGCCTACATACTACAATCAG GTTTTGAAGTTTAATCTCACTGAATCAGGCCTATTATGTGTCTTGCCATGGTTGACCATGGCTGTTTTTGCAAATATAGGAGGATGGATTGCCGACACACTTGTGAGCAGAGGTCTATCTATCACAACAGTTCGGAAG ATCATGCAATCAATTGGGTTTTTAGGCCCAGCCTTCTTCCTTACGCAGCTCAGCCACGTCAGGACTCCTGCTATGGCTGTACTCTGCATGGCATGCAGTCAG GGGTCTGACGCTTTCTCACAGTCTGGTCTCTATTCCAATCACCAAGATATTGGCCCCCGTTATGCT GGAGTTCTGTTAGGACTATCAAATACTGCAGGAGTGCTCGCAGGTGTCTTTGGTACCGCTGCAACTGGATACATACTCCAAAGAG GATCTTGGGATGATGTGTTTAAGGTGGCCGTCGCGCTTTATATCATAGGCACATTAGTCTGGAACCTTTTTTCAACTGGAGAGAAAATTCTTGACTAG
- the LOC118041637 gene encoding ascorbate transporter, chloroplastic isoform X1, with protein MAIGGFISNRNFGSFIGSGKVFPTGRAISSHRGERLGIASAQYAQGSIFYESLHCQMANGFTSGSSCSSFLQVAGHLDKKNLKPLATYPQQRRGRCKCCLSVDPSLGSWLRPNKGKCQHFNHVKAIRTRTYYKSEEYDITEPAAVDSMKAAEGSSEVVLASSWWEQVPKRWVIVLLCFTAFLLCNMDRVNMSIAILPMSQEFNWNSATVGLIQSSFFWGYLLTQIVGGIWADKIGGKLVLGFGVVWWSIATILTPIAARIGLPFLLITRAFMGIGEGVAMPAMNNILSKWIPVSERSRSLALVYSGMYLGSVTGLAVSPMLIHKFGWASVFYSFGSLGSIWFALWIKKAYSSPKEDPELSPQEKKLILGGNVAKEPVSVIPWKLILSKAPVWALIISHFCHNWGTFILLTWMPTYYNQVLKFNLTESGLLCVLPWLTMAVFANIGGWIADTLVSRGLSITTVRKIMQSIGFLGPAFFLTQLSHVRTPAMAVLCMACSQGSDAFSQSGLYSNHQDIGPRYAGVLLGLSNTAGVLAGVFGTAATGYILQRGSWDDVFKVAVALYIIGTLVWNLFSTGEKILD; from the exons ATGGCTATCGGTGGCTTCATTTCGAACCGGAATTTCGGTTCTTTTATAGGCTCAG GCAAAGTTTTCCCAACAGGAAGAGCCATTTCAAGTCATAGAGGAGAGCGATTAGGCATTGCTTCTGCACAGTATGCACAGGGCAGCATCTTCTACGAAAGCTTACATTGCCAAATGGCTAATGGTTTCACTTCTGGATCCTCATGTTCCTCATTTCTTCAAGTTGCTGGtcatttagataaaaaaaatttgaaaccatTAGCCACTTATCCCCagcaaagaagaggaagatgCAAATGTTGTCTCTCTGTGGATCCCTCACTAGGCAGTTGGCTTCGACCAAACAAGGGAAAATGCCAGCATTTCAATCATGTCAAGGCGATTAGAACCCGTACTTATTATAAATCCGAGGAGTATGACATAACAGAACCAGCAGCTGTGGACTCCATGAAGGCAGCAGAGGGGTCAAGTGAGGTTGTTTTAGCATCTTCTTGGTGGGAACAGGTTCCAAAGAGATGGGTGATTGTACTACTCTGTTTTACGGCATTTCTCCTATGCAACATGGACCGA GTTAACATGAGCATTGCCATACTTCCCATGTCACAAGAGTTCAACTGGAACAGTGCCACGGTTGGTTTAATTCAGTCCTCATTTTTCTGGGGCTATCTACTGACTCAG ATTGTTGGAGGCATATGGGCGGATAAAATTGGTGGAAAGCTAGTTTTGGGTTTTGGAGTGGTTTGGTGGTCAATAGCTACAATACTGACGCCTATTGCGGCAAGAATTGGGCTTCCTTTTTTGCTTATAACACGTGCTTTCATGGGGATCGGAGAG GGTGTCGCTATGCCTGCCATGAATAACATTCTTTCCAAGTGGATTCCGGTGTCTGAGAGAAGCAGATCACTTGCCCTAGTATATAGTGGGATGTATCTTGGTTCTGTCACAGGATTGGCTGTCTCTCCCATGCTAATCCATAAGTTTGGGTGGGCATCTGTCTTCTACTCATTTGGCTCCCTTGGAAGTATCTGGTTTGCATTATGGATAAAAAAG GCATATAGCTCACCGAAGGAAGATCCAGAGCTTAGTCCGCAGGAAAAGAAGCTTATCTTGGGTGGCAATGTAGCAAAGGAACCTGTTTCAGTCATTCCTTGGAAGTTAATATTATCAAAAGCGCCTGTTTGGGCTCTCATCATTTCTCACTTCTGTCATAATTGGGGGACCTTTATTCTCTTAACGTGGATGCCTACATACTACAATCAG GTTTTGAAGTTTAATCTCACTGAATCAGGCCTATTATGTGTCTTGCCATGGTTGACCATGGCTGTTTTTGCAAATATAGGAGGATGGATTGCCGACACACTTGTGAGCAGAGGTCTATCTATCACAACAGTTCGGAAG ATCATGCAATCAATTGGGTTTTTAGGCCCAGCCTTCTTCCTTACGCAGCTCAGCCACGTCAGGACTCCTGCTATGGCTGTACTCTGCATGGCATGCAGTCAG GGGTCTGACGCTTTCTCACAGTCTGGTCTCTATTCCAATCACCAAGATATTGGCCCCCGTTATGCT GGAGTTCTGTTAGGACTATCAAATACTGCAGGAGTGCTCGCAGGTGTCTTTGGTACCGCTGCAACTGGATACATACTCCAAAGAG GATCTTGGGATGATGTGTTTAAGGTGGCCGTCGCGCTTTATATCATAGGCACATTAGTCTGGAACCTTTTTTCAACTGGAGAGAAAATTCTTGACTAG
- the LOC118041636 gene encoding cytochrome P450 86A8 has protein sequence MDMSTALLLFAAVITYQLWLTFISRSLKGPRVYPLLGSLPGLIENCDRLHDWIYDNLRACGGTYQTCICAIPFLAKKQGLVTVTCDPRNIEHLLKTRFDNYPKGPTWQAVFHDLLGEGIFNSDGDTWLFQRKTAALEFTTRTLRQAMARWVSRAIKLRFCPVLETAQLKGEQVDLQDLLLRLTFDNICGLAFGKDPQTCAPGLPENSFASAFDRATEASLQRFILPEVLWKLKKWLRLGLEVSLNRSLTQLDDYLTSVIDARKKELMNQQKDRNIPHDDLLSRFMKKESYSDTFLQHVALNFILAGRDTSSVALCWFFWLLTQNPSVEEKILHEICTVLIKTRGDDVTKWVDEPLGFEEGDSLIYLKAALSETLRLYPSVPQDSKHVVADDVLPDGTFVPAGSSVTYSIYASGRMKTTWGEDCLEFKPERWLSSDGKKFIMHDSYKFVAFNAGPRICLGKDLAYLQMKSVAAAVLLRHRLSVVQGHKVEQKMSLTLFMKHGLKVNVHKRDLEGTAARIIQKSKEGESRQLLHGKNEAIAVRYNGGGCNGASEGAAGKGAVVGVV, from the coding sequence ATGGATATGTCTACAGCTCTACTTCTTTTTGCTGCCGTAATTACTTATCAACTGTGGTTAACATTCATCTCGCGGTCGCTAAAGGGCCCACGTGTGTATCCCTTACTGGGCAGTCTTCCTGGCTTGATCGAGAATTGTGACCGCTTGCATGACTGGATCTACGACAACCTCCGCGCGTGTGGCGGTACGTACCAGACCTGCATCTGTGCAATTCCCTTTTTAGCCAAGAAGCAAGGCCTCGTGACTGTCACGTGCGACCCGAGAAATATAGAGCACCTCTTGAAGACCCGGTTCGACAATTACCCAAAGGGACCCACATGGCAAGCTGTGTTCCATGACCTTCTTGGTGAAGGGATCTTCAACTCTGACGGTGACACGTGGCTGTTCCAGCGTAAGACTGCCGCACTGGAGTTCACCACCAGGACTCTGCGCCAAGCCATGGCTCGGTGGGTGAGTAGAGCCATCAAGTTGAGGTTCTGCCCAGTCCTTGAAACAGCTCAGCTCAAAGGCGAGCAGGTTGATCTCCAAGACTTGTTACTTCGGCTCACGTTCGACAACATTTGTGGTTTGGCTTTTGGCAAGGACCCGCAGACGTGCGCACCAGGGCTTCCTGAGAACAGCTTTGCTTCAGCTTTCGACCGAGCCACTGAAGCATCACTTCAGAGATTCATTTTGCCAGAAGTTTTGTGGAAGCTGAAAAAATGGCTTCGACTTGGCTTGGAAGTCAGCTTGAACAGAAGCTTAACGCAGCTTGACGATTACCTGACCAGCGTTATTGATGCACGTAAGAAAGAGTTAATGAATCAACAAAAGGATCGTAACATTCCACATGATGATTTGCTGTCAAGATTCATGAAGAAGGAATCCTACTCAGACACTTTCCTTCAACACGTAGCACTCAATTTTATCCTTGCTGGACGTGACACGTCATCAGTGGCGTTGTGCTGGTTCTTTTGGCTCCTCACCCAAAACCCATCGGTGGAGGAGAAAATCTTGCATGAAATTTGCACGGTCCTGATCAAGACACGTGGTGATGACGTGACAAAATGGGTTGACGAGCCGTTAGGGTTCGAAGAAGGAGACAGTTTGATATATCTAAAAGCGGCTTTATCAGAAACCCTAAGGCTTTACCCTTCGGTGCCTCAGGACTCAAAGCATGTAGTTGCCGACGATGTGTTGCCAGATGGTACATTTGTGCCGGCGGGATCTTCGGTCACCTATTCTATATATGCATCTGGGAGGATGAAGACCACATGGGGCGAAGATTGCTTGGAATTCAAGCCAGAGCGGTGGTTGTCCTCTGATGGGAAAAAATTCATCATGCATGATTCATACAAGTTCGTGGCATTCAATGCAGGCCCTAGAATATGTTTAGGGAAAGACCTGGCTTATCTTCAGATGAAATCGGTGGCGGCGGCGGTGCTGTTACGCCACCGTCTCTCAGTTGTTCAGGGTCACAAGGTGGAGCAAAAGATGTCATTAACATTGTTCATGAAACACGGGCTTAAAGTTAATGTGCATAAGAGGGATCTGGAGGGTACCGCGGCAAGAATAATACAGAAGAGTAAAGAAGGAGAGTCACGTCAGTTGCTGCATGGGAAGAATGAGGCAATTGCCGTTAGATATAACGGTGGTGGGTGTAACGGCGCTAGTGAAGGTGCTGCTGGGAAGGGAGCGGTGGTTGGGGTTGTTTAA